A stretch of Malassezia japonica chromosome 6, complete sequence DNA encodes these proteins:
- the SDA1 gene encoding Severe Depolymerization of Actin (BUSCO:EOG09260TLW; COG:D; COG:Z; EggNog:ENOG503NWY1) — MAKAELPARPTAIVRENGLRHRSKARGLLNTSNLPALQNLLKREPSAYTEEFLAQWNHYESLRRIYASGIGQQVEGANDAGVRTLRMSKDQQEQFEQLLTFVTQLAPSYPKITEPLPEHLSELLLAHHANLSPDIRRACFRALTMLRNREMITSEVLLRILFPLLSLSNSSELRKSILHTIVQDLKQANRASSNVRLNRMVQGLLFGMVERGMDEDGPVVLRKADTELAGRTEALWAVRVAAEMWRRRIWTDDRTVSLLAMACTHPHPKVQASAVRFFLGDLHAAESAAADSSDESEQEAEEPDVRRMQHQRKVGRKSKAGERRLKLAQAQARRRRKEKSEKALEKQDQETSNMAAVHLLHDPQTFAERLYENLSKGDKRHSLEMKVRIIQLLSRVIGTHRLVVLSFYSYLAKYLMPHQLHITLILVSLAQSVHDQTPTDVLTPAIRKIAYAFVHPGVGAEVVAAGINTIREVCRRQPWCMEEDLLQDLVDYRKSKDKGVSAASRGLMQLYREVNPGMLRRADRGKSGAIAMAEGKGPQQFGTDRREVRGIQGLDLLEQHLEEKKQAGEEDNEDWDGWELESASDSDSDSSGGWIKVSSDEEEDGHFEVDRSDLDLSDDDKDETKDDQEKDTRPIHERVREARLRRRAERKEKAERGDESSDEEEDEAPAPEPAEEKISELATTKILTPADFAKLNELRLQRAEEAAKATGAAGAAARRELAALQLTKKRASNMGGNEVVDESDILGPRKKAKADYEERMKSIQSGREDRDKFGSRKGKKNKEEYSSTTNRQKARGKNFQMVAKSWSVRSKKNASLREKSKRLRKHITNAKKRIK; from the exons ATGGCAAAGGCGGAGCttccggcgcgcccgacggcCATTGTGCGTGAGAATGGCCTGCGGCACCGCTCCAAAGCGCGTGGTCTGCTGAACACGTCGAATCTGCCTGCGCTGCAGAACCTGCTGAAGCGCGAGCCCTCGGCGTATACCGAAGAGTTCCTCGCACAGTGGAACCACTACGAGagtctgcgccgcatctACGCCTCTGGCATCGGCCAGCAGGTCGAAGGCGCGAACGATGCAGgtgtgcgcacgctgcgcatgtCTAAGGACCAGCAGGAGCAGTTTGAGCAGCTGCTGACCTTTgtcacgcagctcgcgccaTCCTACCCCAAGATCACCGAGCCGCTGCCCGAGCACCTTtccgagctgctcctcgcgcaccatGCGAACCTGAGCCCCGATATCCGCCGCGCATGTTTCCGCGCGCTGACAATGCTGCGCAACCGCGAGATGATTACGAGCGAAGT CCTGCTCCGCATCCTCTTTCCTCTGCTGAGTTTGAGCAACTCGtcggagctgcgcaagtcGATTCTTCATACCATTGTCCAGGACCTGAAGCAGGCGAatcgcgcgtcgagcaacGTGCGTCTCAACCGCATGGTCCAGGGGCTGCTCTTTGGCATGGTCGAGCGGGGCATGGACGAGGACGGGCCGGTggtcctgcgcaaggccgacACGGAGCTTGCAGGGCGTACCGAGGCGCTGTGGGCcgtgcgtgtcgcggcAGAAATgtggcgccgccgcatctGGACCGACGACCGGACCGTGTCGCTGCTGGCGATGGCCTGCACGCACCCCCACCCCAAGGTGCAGgcgtcggcggtgcgcttcttcctcggcgatctgcacgccgccgagagcgccgcggcggatagcagcgacgagagcgagcAAGAGGCTGAAGAgccggacgtgcgccgcatgcaGCACCAGCGCAAGGTCGGCCGCAAGTCGAAAgcgggcgagcgccgcctgaagcttgcgcaggcccaggcgcgccgccgccggaaGGAAAAGTCGGAgaaggcgctcgagaagcaGGACCAGGAGACGAGCAACATGGCCGCCGTGCACCTCCTGCACGATCCGCAGACATTTGCCGAGCGTCTCTATGAGAATCTGAGCAAGGGCGACAAGCGCCACTCGCTCGAGATGAAGGTGCGCATCATCCAGCTCCTGAGCCGCGTCAtcggcacgcaccgcctcgtgGTGCTGTCGTTCTACTCGTACCTCGCCAAGTACCTGATGCCCCACCAGCTGCACATTACGCTCATCCTCGTGTCGCTCGCGCAGTCCGTGCACGACCAGACGCCGACGGACGTGCTGACGCCGGCGATCCGCAAGATTGCCTATGCGTTTGTGCACCCTGgtgtcggcgccgaggtcgtcgcggcgggTATCAATACGATCCGCGAAGTGTGCCGCCGCCAGCCGTGGTGCATGGAAGAGGACCTGCTCCAGGATTTGGTCGACTACCGCAAGTCGAAGGACAAGGGcgtgagcgccgcctcgcgcggtCTCATGCAGCTCTACCGCGAGGTGAACCCGGGGAtgctgcgccgtgcggacCGCGGCAAGTCGGGTGCGATTGCGATGGCCGAAGGCAAAGGGCCGCAGCAGTTTGGCAccgaccgccgcgaggtgcgtggCATCCAGGGCCTCgacctcctcgagcagcacctcgaggagAAGAAGCAGGCCGGCGAGGAAGACAACGAGGACTGGGACGGCTGGGAGCTCGAGAGCgcgtccgactcggactcggactCGTCCGGCGGCTGGATCAAGGTCAGctccgacgaggaggaggacggGCACTTTGAGGTGGACCGCAGCGACCTCGACctcagcgacgacgacaagGATGAAACGAAGGACGACCAAGAGAAGGATACGCGGCCGAtccacgagcgcgtgcgcgaggcgcgcctgcgccggcgtgcggagcgcaaggaaaaggccgagcgcggcgacgagagtagcgacgaggaggaggacgaggcgcccgcgccggagcCTGCCGAAGAAAAGATCTCGGAGCTCGCCACGACCAAGATCCTTACGCCCGCCGACTTTGCCAAGCTCAacgagctgcgtctgcagcgtgccgaagaggccgccaaggccaccggcgccgccggcgccgccgcgcgccgcgagctcgccgcccTGCAGCTGACCAAGAAGCGCGCATCGAACATGGGCGGCAACGAGGTGGTGGACGAGAGCGATATCCTGGGGCCGCGCAagaaggccaaggcggacTACGAGGAGCGTATGAAGAGCATCCAGAGCGGCCGCGAGGACCGCGACAAGTTTGGGAGCCGCAAGGGCAAGAAGAACAAGGAAGAGTACAGCTCCACCACAAACCGCCAGAAAGCCCGCGGAAAGAACTTCCAGATGGTGGCCAAGAgctggagcgtgcgcagcaagaagaacgcgtcgctgcgcgaaaagagcaagcgcctgcgcaagcacATTACCAACGCCAAGAAGCGCATCAAGTAG
- the DBP7 gene encoding RNA helicase (EggNog:ENOG503NUZC; BUSCO:EOG09260KNR; COG:A), with translation MDDDLLLNFDTSAPVRAPKKERRRPQAQRTPQKRARTEEPESGAPKRARPAGDAPAPKRPAGDDEARRAVAAARRLTGGPPTRGTGYISSLFARDEANADQPAAVPQASALAPSNAPSMDGTFEGLGLSRLLARHLSTRMGLEGKPTEIQRLAIPPMLSSPPMEAAMRDILLQAQTGSGKTLTYLLPIVQSILPLSQESFIDRSVGTLAIILAPTRELARQIYTVLEKVLALSLASDDEDTPRYSRWIVPGLLTGGSTKNHEKQRLRKGCPILVATPGRLLDHLQNTSSLDVGKCRWLVLDEADRLLEMGFEEQLDGIIKALEGRRRLAVRAAKDALVDQGAQTGAEDEAQVTDSLGIAWWAWRMRLVLCSATLDERVQAFAGTALHEPILIRAGAPTETEARADDTPTFAAPSQLQQHCVIVPPKLRLVSLVALLRHSIPRTSELAEKGPARVIVFMSSTDGVDFHWQSLGGAKMGQIEQPAEGKEMPLAQYSDLLPNTPIYRLHGSMTQKERIASLRAFRTLTDGTDSTETRRGGVLLCTSVASRGLDLPDVRCVIQMDVPTEGGVEEYVHRVGRTARVGRAGSSWLMLMPHEKPWLTTLTERMVVYPAAHAKPQPARISLVGLDTVLYEGFGGAQREYESRATDVQMALERWVLAAPEHATLARTAFLAHIRAYATHPASEKAIFNVNQLHLGHIAKAYALREAPNTVQKTSKREHDKKENKTESKKDDDARARRQRMMANLPTVSM, from the coding sequence ATGGACGACGATCTGCTCCTGAATTTTGAtacctcggcgccggtgcgcgcgccgaagaaggagcggcggcggccgcaggcgcagcgcacgccgcaaaAGAGGGCGCGTACAGAGGAACCAgaaagcggcgcgccgaagcgcgcgcgcccggcgggTGACGCCCCGGCACCGAAACGCccggcgggcgacgacgaggcgcgccgcgccgtcgcggccgcgcggcgcctcacCGGCGGGCCACCGACCAGGGGCACTGGGTATATTtcgtcgctctttgcgcgcgacgaggcgaatGCCGACCAgcccgccgccgtgccccaggcgtcggcgctcgcgccgtcgaATGCCCCGTCGATGGACGGCACGTTTGAGGGCCTCGGCCTGTCGCGCCTGCTTGCGCGCCACCTGTCGACACGCATGGGCCTCGAAGGGAAGCCGACCGAGATCCAGCGTCTGGCCATCCCCCCCATGCtgtcctcgccgccgatggaagcggcgatgcgcgatATCCTCCTCCAGGCCCAGACCGGTTCCGGCAAGACACTCACGTACCTCTTGCCGATTGTGCAGTCGATCCTCCCCCTGTCCCAAGAGAGCTTTATCGACCGGAGCGTCGGAACGCTCGCCATCATCCTCGCGCCGACTCGCGAACTGGCGCGCCAAATCTATACCGTCCTGGAAAAGGTGCTTGCGCTCTCGCTTGCGTCTGACGATGAGGACACGCCGCGGTACTCGCGCTGGATCGTGCCCGGCCTCTTGACCGGCGGCAGCACCAAGAACCACGAAAAGCAGCGCCTCCGCAAGGGGTGCCCGAtcctcgtcgcgacgcccgGCCGTTTGCTCGACCACCTGCAGAACACGTCGAGCCTCGACGTGGGCAAGTGCCGCTggctcgtgctcgacgaggccgatCGCCTGCTCGAGATGGGCTTTgaggagcagctcgacgggATCATCAAAGCGCTCgaaggccgccgccgcctcgcggtgcgtgccgcaaaggacgcgctggtcgaccaaggcgcgcagaccggcgccgaggacgaggcacAGGTCAccgactcgctcggcatcgcgtGGTGGGCGtggcgcatgcgcctcgtgctctgttccgcgacgctcgacgagcgcgtccagGCGTTtgccggcacggcgctccaCGAGCCGATCCTCatccgcgccggcgcgccgaccgagaccgaggcgcgtgccgacgacacgccgacgtttgcggcgccgtcgcagctgcagcagcactGCGTCATTGTCCCGCccaagctgcgcctcgtgtccctcgtcgcgctgctgcggcaTAGCATTCCCCGCACCTCGGAGCTCGCCGAAAAGGGGCCGGCGCGTGTTATTGTCTTTATGTCGAGCACTGACGGGGTCGACTTTCACTGGCAGTCGCTTGGCGGCGCCAAGATGGGTCAGATCGAGCAGCCGGCCGAAGGCAAGGAGatgccgctcgcgcagtACTCGGACCTGCTGCCCAACACGCCTATTTACCGCCTGCACGGTTCCATGACGCAAAAGGAGCGTatcgcctcgctgcgcgcgtTTCGCACGCTCACCGACGGCACGGACTcgaccgagacgcgccgcggcggtgtGCTTCTCTGTACGTCGGTCGCCTCGCGTGGTCTCGATTTGCCCgacgtgcgctgcgtcatCCAGATGGACGTGCCTACGGAAGGCGGCGTCGAAGAGTACGTGCACCGTGTCGGTCGTACtgcgcgtgtcggccgcgcaggcTCGAGCTGGCTGATGCTCATGCCGCACGAAAAGCCGTGGCTCACGACGCTCACGGAGCGCATGGTCGTCTaccccgcggcgcacgccaaGCCGCAGCCCGCGCGCATTTCGCTCGTGGGCCTCGACACGGTGCTCTACGAAGGCTttggcggtgcgcagcgcgagtaCGAGTCGCGTGCGACCGACGTCCagatggcgctcgagcggtgggtgctcgctgcgccggagcacgcgacgctcgcacgcaccgccttCCTCGCACACATCCGCGCGTACGCGACACACCCCGCGAGCGAAAAGGCGATCTTTAACGTGAACCAGCTGCACCTCGGGCACATCGCCAAAGCGTACGcactgcgcgaggcgccgaatACCGTGCAAAAGACGTCCAagcgcgagcacgacaAGAAGGAGAACAAGACCGAGAGCAAgaaggacgacgacgcgcgcgcgcggcgccagcgcatgATGGCCAATCTTCCGACAGTGAGTATGTAG
- a CDS encoding uncharacterized protein (EggNog:ENOG503P414; COG:A): MSEAAAPALSAAEAKDAALKQVEFYFADANLPFDKFLFTLSRKDPEGWVPIETVASFKRMKPVREAIGVEGIAEALRGSEDLLEVDEAGQKVRRRKELVQVTDAHARSIYAKGFPDEYEGLQEDLEAYFAQFGKINGVRMRRESERPRKFKNSVFVEFAEPAELDAFLLKARAEEPIEDGGRAIRYKDTPLDVMSKPAYVAMKMQEKGIDPNDKSNKGPRKFNAFREMEKERHSGGEQSGGSRADPLEFEYNGKMLTTTPEGSINADEVTFPADSVLRFTNAASGGSWKDLKDTLSTLHPTSFVEFPEGAVEGVVGFREPISDEKLAEIKGKGITVGGQPVTWERVEEAQAKDFYVDRAKFRASFLLDRREADRSSQRGGRGRGRGRGRGGRGGGRGGRGGSDKRKRDGPPEIGAKRARNE; the protein is encoded by the coding sequence ATGAGCGAAgcggctgcgcctgcgctgagcgctgccgaggccaaggatGCCGCGCTGAAGCAGGTCGAGTTTTACTTTGCGGACGCGAACCTGCCGTTTGACAAGTTTCTCTTTACGCTTTCGCGCAAGGACCCCGAGGGCTGGGTGCCGATCGAGACCGTCGCCTCGTTCAAGCGCATGAagccggtgcgcgaggcgatcggcgtcgagggcattgccgaggcgctgcgcggctcgGAGGACCTGCTggaggtcgacgaggcgggccagaaggtgcgccgccgcaaggagctcgtgcaggtcaccgacgcgcacgcccgcaGCATCTACGCCAAGGGCTTCCCCGACGAGTACGAGGGCCTACAggaggacctcgaggcgtACTTTGCGCAGTTTGGCAAGATCAacggcgtgcgcatgcgccgcgagagTGAGCGCCCGCGCAAGTTTAAGAACAGCGTGTTTGTCGAGTTTGCCGAGCcggccgagctcgacgcgttcctgctcaaggcgcgcgccgaggagcctATTGAGGACGGTGGCCGTGCTATCCGCTACAAGgacacgccgctcgacgtgaTGAGCAAGCctgcgtacgtcgcgatGAAGATGCAGGAAAAGGGCATCGACCCCAACGACAAGAGCAACAAGGGCCCCCGCAAGTTTAACGCGTTCCGCGAGATGGAGAAGGAGCGCCACTCGGGCGGCGAACAGTCGGGCGgcagccgcgccgaccCCCTCGAGTTCGAGTACAACGGCAAGATGCTCACGACCACCCCAGAGGGCTCGATCAACGCGGACGAGGTCACTTTTCCGGCAGAcagcgtgctgcgcttTACCAACGCCGCGTCGGGTGGCAGCTGGAAGGACCTCAAGGATACGCTCTCGACTCTGCACCCCACCTCGTTTGTCGAGTTCCCCGAGGGCGCCGTCGAGGGTGTCGTGGGCTTCCGCGAGCCGATTTCCGATGAaaagctcgccgagatcaAGGGCAAGGGCATCACCGTCGGCGGCCAGCCGGTGACGtgggagcgcgtcgaggaggcgcaggccaaggACTTTTACGTGGACCGCGCCAAGTTCCGCGCGTCGttcctgctcgaccgccgcgaggccgaccgcagctcgcagcgcggcggccgcggccgcggccgtggccgtgggcgcggcggccgcggcggcggccgtggcggccgtggcggcagcgacaagcgcaagcgcgacgGTCCCCCCGAAATCGGCGCCAAGCGCGCTCGTAATGAATAG